taaaacctGCACCTGCACCACCCATGGTCatattcaaaagaaaaagaaaaagccaAGTGGAGTCATGAACGTGTTGTACCCCATAAGGTAGATGATGTTTAGTCACATCATATGAACGTGCTAATATTTCCATTGAATTATTGGATCACTTTTCCCACCATACAAAACCATGCCACTTGTTTTCACACACTCCCAATACTCCATTTTGTGCTCACATTCTCTACCAATACACtgcttctttctctctctttctctcaagATCCTAATTGAAAACCATGGCTGCTGCATTGGTGGGAGGAGCTGTTCTCTCTAGTTTCCTCAATGTCTTCTTTGAGAGGCTTGTTCATAAGGACGTTCTTCAGTTGTTGAAAGGGGACAAACTCATTGAAACACTGCTCAGACAGTTGAATACTAAGTTGTTATCGGCTACTGCACTGCTGAATGATGCCGAGGAGAAACAACTTGGAGACACCAACGTGAGGAATTGGCTCGATCAACTTAAACAAGTGGTGTATGAAGCAGATCGCGTCACGGACAAGATCAATACTCAAGCTCGGCGACTCAAGTTGAAGAAGGATGAACTCAAAAGCACAACAATAAAAAAGTACTTCAGCTTTAATTTCAATAATCCATTTAAAGTAAGTGTTGTGAAATCTGAAATAGAAGAGATCCTTAATAGTCTAAAGGATCTTTTGGAACAATCAGACCACCTTGGTTTGAAAGAAGTTGACCAGAAATTCACAACATTACATACACCTCATGCTCCTTTGCTAGATGATTCACAGGTTTATGGAAGAGAGGGTGATAAAGAGGCTATTCTTAAGTTATTGTTGTGTGATGATGATGCTACTAGCCCAAACATCTCAGTTGTTCCTATAGTTGGGATGGGTGGAATTGGTAAAACTACTCTTGCTCAGAGCGTATATGACAATACCGAAGTCGAGAAACACTTTGCTTTGAAAGTGTGGGTAACTATATCTGATGACTTTGATGTTCGTAAAATAAGTAACAGTATTTTCTACAAGATCACTGGCAAAAATAATGAAACAGGTGAGCTACATCAACTTCTGAAAGACTTGAAGGACGCTTTGGCTggtaagaaatttttttttgtcttcgATGATGTGTGGAATGAGAAATACGACTTGTGGTATCTTTTGAAAAGCTCTTTTCAATCTGGTGCAAAAGGAAGCAAGGTTATTGTGACCACACGTAATGAAGATATCGCATTGAAGATGAAGACGGGAAATGTTCAAACTTATGAGCTTAAAACCATGTCTGATGATGGATGTTGGCAGTTATTTGAAGAGCATGCCTTTGATAATGTTGACCGTAACGAGAGGGTATTGTTGGGGCAGTTGCAAGAGATTGGAAGAAAAATTGTCAACAAGTGCAAGGGCGTTCCTTTAGCTATAAAATCAATGGCTGGTCTTTTACGATCGATGCGAACTTGTGAAGATTGGAGACATGTACTACAAAGTGATGTGTGGAAAAGACATGACTGTCGCGACATTGGAATTGTTCCAGCTTTGTGGTTGAGCTATAGATTTCTACCTCCTTATTTGAAGCCTTGTTTGTCTTATCTATCAATATTTCCCAAAGATTACGAATTTCGTGATGTTGatagaaaaaaactaattttgatATGGATGGCGGAAGGTCTTTTACAACCTCAAGAAGGAAGAACAATTGAAGATGTTGGAGAAGACTACTTGAATGCTTTAATAGCGAGATCATTTTTTCAAAGAAACACGAGAAATGATTCTTTTGTAATGCACGATCTTATTCATGATCTTGCTGTGTATGTATCTGGTCAGAGTTTTTTATCGTATGATAGCTACAAAAAAGACTTGCACAAGCTAAGTAGCAAGACTCATCATCTATCTTACGGTTATTTCTTCAATACAAAAGAAATTGACTTTACTAAAGTGAAGAATTTGCGCAGCCTGATTTCATTACCATTAAGGTCAATTCCTTCTTCATCTCTTGAAACAGTTGTGCAAGAAGTTGTGTTAAGGAATGGAGGACTAAGAGTTCTTTCTTTTGTTGGAGAGCATATTGATTTGATTACAAATTTAAAGCATTTGAGGTACTTGGATGCATCGGACAATGATGTCAAAGAGTTACCTGCTTCTATTTGTGGGTTGCATAATTTGGAAACACTGTTGTTGAGTAAGTGCTATAAGCTCACCCAGTTGCCTGATTCGATTGGAAATCTAAAGCATTTGAGGTACTTGGATGCATCGGGCAGTAAAGTCAAAGAGTTACCTGCTTCTATTTGTGAGTTGCATAATTTGGAAACACTATTGTTGAGTGGGTGTAGAATGCTCACCCAGTTGCCTGATTCGATtggaaatttaaaatatctcaGGTACTTAGATGTATCTTACACAAAAGTCAAAGAGTTACCTGATTCTGTGTGTCTGCTGTATAATTTGGAAACACTCTTGTTGGAATATTGCCAACAACTCACTTTGTTGCCTACCAAAATATGTGAGCTAATCAACCTTCGCCATCTTAAAATCAAATGGTCGTCACTAAAAGAGATGCCGCCGAGGATTTCCAACATGAAAAATCTTCAAGAGTTAAGTGATTTTGTTCTGTGTGAGAATGATGGGTACAGGATCAAAGAGTTGGGTAAGTTGGATAATCTCCAACTCCATGGACGCTTGCGTATTTCAGGGCTTCAGCATGTTAGAGAAGTGAGTGATGTTTTGGAAGTCTTAAAGAACAAAGAGTATCTCACAGAGCTTACATTGGAATGGGATGGTAAAACAAATGATTCTATTAGGGACAGAGAAATACTTACTGCACTCCAACCACATCCAAATTTGAAGAGCCTCGAGATAGTCGGTTATGAAGGTATGAAATTGCCGGAGTGGGTTGTAGATCCAGTGTACTCTAATTTGGAAGTAGTTTCTCTACAAGGTCAAAATTGTTGTTTGTCTTTACTGTCATTTCAGCACCTGAGTTCACTGAAAGAGCTTGATATTGACCTTATGGCAATCGATATAACTAATGAATTTTGTAATAATTGTTCGCATAATTCATTTCCAGTTTTAGAAGAGATGCGTCTCAGAAGGATAACTGCATTAGATTGGTCGTCTATCAATACAAATTATCAAAATGGTGACATTTTCCCCTGTttgaagatatttattttacattCCTGTAGTAGTCTAAATGTGGCATTACCTATGGGTAATTTTCCATCTTTGGATATGATCGAGATTGGTGATTGTGATGAATTGGTGACTGTATTTCCATCCACTAGTACTGATATTGATGTTGCATATCCCTCCCTTAGAAGCTTGCTGATACTGAATTGTTCGAGGTTGGAGTCAGTTTCCGAAATGGGATTACTGCCCGCTTCTTTGGAAAGACTACATATTGATTCCTGCAATACGGTGATAGGAAGTCGTATGCAATGGAATTTGCAGAGATTCTCAAAGTTGACTGAATTAACACTTTTCAATTATGGAGGAGTGGTGGATTCATTTCCTGAGGAAGGGCTGCTCCCATCTAGTTTGACATTTCTTTGCATCAAGAACTTTGATAAGCTTACAGCTCTAAACACCAATGGTTTTCACCACCTCACCTCACTTCAAGAGCTGAGTCTTTGGAAGTTGGAAAAGTTAGAGTGCTTGCCAATAGGACTTCCCCAGACTCTTACTACTTTGTGTATAGTAGATTCTCCTCTGTTAATTCCAAGGTGCAAGAGAGAAACAGGAGAAGATTGGCCCAACATTCAACACATACGTTACATAATCATAGATGATCAGGTAAGTTTTCCAAAGTGGTAATTGAAAGTCTTTATTCTTTTTAGTTGTACTTAGTTTCCCCTAAGATTTTCTCTCATGTTCCTTTGTCTCTTTTcctttacaaaaaatattttcattgaAAAGATACTCTGCAATgaaactatagaatttgtataaTGTGATataatgtttgtttttatttttcctttctCTCTTGCAGTTACTTAAATGAGGTGAGGACTGAGGAGCCGTTGGTGTCATTTCGGACGGATTTGTGTGACTTTTGATGCTGCTGGTGTTGATGTCTTTGGCCTAGTGTTGCGCTGCTCCTTCAGTTACTATCTTGTTTTCTGATACATTCGATCTTTTACTCAAAATCGTTGTGCTAGCTCCTTCGGTTACTATATGTTTGTTGACAAGTTGGAATGTAATTACCATATCGATTTCATTTTTCTGGTTGCCCAATCCTCTTTTGATGTTGGTGTCTGTCTTTGAGTAATCTATTTTGTATTTGTAGTTTTCTTTTTCTGTTTCTGGTTTGTGTGTGGATTTCCTTTGTTTTTGTTGTGTAGGGTATTCTTCCGCCACAAGTGAAGTTATTCAATAAATTCGGGAAGAGATCACTCATAGACATGCGATCCTCTTCTCTTCTTATTTTACTATATAGCAGTTTTTGAGGTCTAAGCTAATAATACTATGATCTTCTTCTATATCTGTACTCACTCAAATCACTCTGCTCAGTTTCAACTTTTCAATACTTGTGCTTAGTCATTTCCTTATTTATGTTCAATGCTGTTATAATTACAAATTTCATTCATAAATGAATCAGATAAATACATACATTCATTAATGATCATATAACTTGGTACAAAATGAGATAAATACAGGTGCTGTGGCATTAGATAAGTTGATACGCTAATGTTCTAGTTCAGATTCTTTCTAAGGTAAAAATCGTCTGTTGGCTGCTATGTGCGCAATTTTGAGGACCTGTCATGGTTTTTCTCCGCCGCAAGTGAGGTTTTTCAATACACTTGATCGGGCTCAGTTTAAGACAAGTAACCTCTATCTTTTAAACTTAGAACATAGGCACTTCGTTGATATCAAAGACAAAGTTACAAGGTTTCCAAACTCTTCCAGACAGTTTGGTTTGAAATCTCTCCATAAAGTATTCTACTTTCTTTTACACATAAGTTCTCACTCATCTAGTAAGATAGGACTAATTAACGTATTGCTATTCAGCACTAGTAATGCTCAATATCTTTTATAGGTAACACTATGATTGTTTAGCGATATTTTTTAGaatctattttttaagttatataacacccgatacttaattacaccaacCGCGGTATGACACCAAGAATGGTGCTAGACACCATAATACTTTTTAGCATTTCTCCTTTTTATATAGACTCAGCCACTAATTAATAAGCAATAAGTCCCGTAATGTTATAGCTTATAGGCCTCAGTGCATTCATTCAGCATTCGTTCAGATTATGTACTTATTATATGCAGTTTTCTTTTAAACATGTAATAATAGTCTTTCTataagaagtttaattttttgtagtaataatatttaagttatatttttagaactctGTAACTATTTGACCGTAATGTTAAGTCATTATCCACATGTCATTTTCTTTTTAGtatatttaaactattttttttttttttgaaataaaaattgatGACTTGGACCAATTAGGGATTGTCACGCAGTAATTTATTTAATACGTAACATCCAAGTACTACAGAGTTTCAGAATTATAActttaagtattattactgctaaaaattaaacttagacaTTTATTTGTAACTGAGagttaaaacttaaatatttatgtcgTTAATTACTCTATTTATTTtcgtattttttaattttttttatatttttgccgatttgtaattttttagaaaaatatattgtcacaatattatttttatattgttacaATATTATACTATATTTCCACAGGCATAGGagggctaggcccgtgcctaggaCCCACAATTTTTGGgagcccaaaataaaaaataaaaaaaaaattcattaggCTTTTGttaaagtaaaattaaatgtattgtaaataataaatattcatagCTTAGTTGATTGAGATGAATGTCATATTATACAATGTCATTGTTTTTGAATCtcataacactttttttttaatattttatatatatatatatgtatgtataaatcTAAGAGCCCTAAATTTTAATTTGCCTTAGGCCCATATATTATCACGGCCGATCCTGCCGCACGGTAAAAACAACATATAAACAAAAATCTTTTTTAGAATGacctaaaacctaaaaaaaatctggaaaaatataaaaatatatatgttgtaaaaacgcaaatattttgtaatttttgtatatttCTGAAATAATCTAAAAAATTTGCGTAACACATGCACCTAGGGTTGGACACGGGCTGCCCACAATGGCCCAATCAACCCAACCCGGCCCACCTACCTGAGAGTGATACTTTCCCTTCTcctaaccctaaccctaaccctatCACAAACATTCAACACAAAATCTCCTTTCTCCACCATTTCCAGTGGCAGCCCCATATTTGAGGTGAGATTCACTAACTTCAGTCTTCATTCCTATTACTTGACActatttctttatttctttttctttgatttactcataactttcctattttattttttgattcttTGCTGAAAAAAATTGGTAATTAATACtcttttggtttataataatgATTTTGGGGCTGTTCATGTATgacatatgaatatatatatatatatatataatcttctttccatttatatatattatatgtattctCTAGATTTACAGATATCATATGTATTATTGCTTCTTTCAATTATAATTCAACACAATAtgctttcaattattttttctaattattttctttGCTTTACTGCCATATTTTAAGTGCTATGTGCCCAATTATTaggaaaaattaagtttttatgcttaattttttttatctaattagaaaaatatctcatttttaTGCTTGATTTCAGTTCAGGAGATATGAATCAGATTTTTGTGTTGGAATGATTGAAAAAGTGAGAGATTTTCATTGTTTGGTAAGTGTGAGATGCCAATTTGGAAGGCTTTGAAAAGTGGCTTAAATGAAGACTAAATACTACCACCCATCCATTTTATTGCTAAAGGAAGACCTTTAGTTCTCTTCCAATTTCATGAAATTAGTCAAAGCTTACCTTGTTAATTGTATGTTTTTCGAATAATTGCTAACATCCATTATCATATATTGTTTTTAAGcttataaatttgaatatctcgTCTTTATCTTCAATGTGATATTTACGTGTTGTTACAATAATCTTGCTTCAAAAGAACTCTATTGAAAAGAGCTCTTCAAAAAATCTCGTCATTCGTATTTTTCATTCCACACATCATCCAGAACAAAAGGAAACCCAGCCAAGCAAAGTGTCCCTTGGAAGTATGGGTGATTGTATCCGACAATTTTGTTGTTATTAAGAtaacaaaaattattttggaaaagttgttggaaaaagaaacaaagaaatttCTTTTCGTTCTCGATGATTTGTGGAAGGAAAAATATGAGCgggtttttttttgaaaatttctttttAATCTGATGCAAAAGAAAGTAAGATAATTGTGACAATCACATTGAAGATTAAGACAAATGTTCAAACTTATGAGTTTAAAATCATGTCTTATGATGGATGTTGGCTTCCATTTGAAGAACATACTTTCGATAATGTAAATTTTGATAAGTTTCTTGAAATTGTTAAGAAGTGCAAGGTTTCCTTTAGCTGTAAAACCGATGGCTGGTCTTTTACGAAACTTGCCGAGACATGTACTACAAAGTGATGTATGGGAGTTACCAAACTGTTGCGATATTGTTGTAGCTTTGTGGTTGAGCTATCGATTTCTTCCCCCTTATTTGAAGCCTTGTTTTTCTTATCTATCAAACATGTCCCAAAAATTACGAATTTGGTGATGTTGATAGAAAAAGATTAATTTAATATGGATGGCAGGTCATTTGCAGCCTCAAATATGTATGTTATTCATATTGTTGTATTGAAAATTATGCTGAGTTAGAGACTATTATATGTGTTGCATAGGCAGTTCCTTTAAATTGATCAATTTCTGGTGGAAGAATTGGTGATATTTAACAATTTCATTGAGAAAACTGAAGTGAATACAGATTAGTTTGAAAGCTGAAGAAGCTTTGGATATGGGAAGAGGGGATGGAGCTCGCTCGGCTTCTGATCAGATCTTAACTTCTTCTAAGGTAATCTTTGTGTTGAATTAAGAAAGCTCGGAAACTCAATGTGGATGTTTTAGACTGATGAGTTTTGAATATATATGGTTTAGATTGAAAACGCACAAAGTGAAGAGAATGTTTCCACAGCGGAGGTGAGTGCAAAGTCGTTAGAGCATCATGAAGATGAGTTGGAATTGTGAAAGGCGGCTGCACTGCAGATATGGGATTTTACCGAGAACAACTCGAGGAGAAAATAGAGTCTTAAAGGAATCATCTTAAAGAGTTGAACTCTAAACTCTCAATGGTACTAACTCTTTTATATATGATAGTCTTAACATGTTTCTAATCCAATAAATTTGGTTATTTTTAACTTGAGATCTTTGTAGGTCTCTTTATTCTTATCAAATTTAGCAATTTTAACATTTTAGGCTATACATCAAGACTGCATATTGATTTCGTTTTTTATTGGGCCAATATTCCTCTTTTGATGttgatgtttatgaataatcTATTTCATATATACAAGTAGTAATtatgtatgaattattattataggGTGTTTGAAAATAATTGTGTAATTATTAAGGTAGTACACAGCATGTTAATAACAATTTAATTACAtcaattttcaattatttaggctttttaatta
This Cannabis sativa cultivar Pink pepper isolate KNU-18-1 chromosome 6, ASM2916894v1, whole genome shotgun sequence DNA region includes the following protein-coding sequences:
- the LOC115725179 gene encoding putative disease resistance protein At3g14460; translation: MAAALVGGAVLSSFLNVFFERLVHKDVLQLLKGDKLIETLLRQLNTKLLSATALLNDAEEKQLGDTNVRNWLDQLKQVVYEADRVTDKINTQARRLKLKKDELKSTTIKKYFSFNFNNPFKVSVVKSEIEEILNSLKDLLEQSDHLGLKEVDQKFTTLHTPHAPLLDDSQVYGREGDKEAILKLLLCDDDATSPNISVVPIVGMGGIGKTTLAQSVYDNTEVEKHFALKVWVTISDDFDVRKISNSIFYKITGKNNETGELHQLLKDLKDALAGKKFFFVFDDVWNEKYDLWYLLKSSFQSGAKGSKVIVTTRNEDIALKMKTGNVQTYELKTMSDDGCWQLFEEHAFDNVDRNERVLLGQLQEIGRKIVNKCKGVPLAIKSMAGLLRSMRTCEDWRHVLQSDVWKRHDCRDIGIVPALWLSYRFLPPYLKPCLSYLSIFPKDYEFRDVDRKKLILIWMAEGLLQPQEGRTIEDVGEDYLNALIARSFFQRNTRNDSFVMHDLIHDLAVYVSGQSFLSYDSYKKDLHKLSSKTHHLSYGYFFNTKEIDFTKVKNLRSLISLPLRSIPSSSLETVVQEVVLRNGGLRVLSFVGEHIDLITNLKHLRYLDASDNDVKELPASICGLHNLETLLLSKCYKLTQLPDSIGNLKHLRYLDASGSKVKELPASICELHNLETLLLSGCRMLTQLPDSIGNLKYLRYLDVSYTKVKELPDSVCLLYNLETLLLEYCQQLTLLPTKICELINLRHLKIKWSSLKEMPPRISNMKNLQELSDFVLCENDGYRIKELGKLDNLQLHGRLRISGLQHVREVSDVLEVLKNKEYLTELTLEWDGKTNDSIRDREILTALQPHPNLKSLEIVGYEGMKLPEWVVDPVYSNLEVVSLQGQNCCLSLLSFQHLSSLKELDIDLMAIDITNEFCNNCSHNSFPVLEEMRLRRITALDWSSINTNYQNGDIFPCLKIFILHSCSSLNVALPMGNFPSLDMIEIGDCDELVTVFPSTSTDIDVAYPSLRSLLILNCSRLESVSEMGLLPASLERLHIDSCNTVIGSRMQWNLQRFSKLTELTLFNYGGVVDSFPEEGLLPSSLTFLCIKNFDKLTALNTNGFHHLTSLQELSLWKLEKLECLPIGLPQTLTTLCIVDSPLLIPRCKRETGEDWPNIQHIRYIIIDDQLLK